A genomic segment from Lutibacter sp. A80 encodes:
- a CDS encoding DUF349 domain-containing protein: protein MLDQEEKLPVQENNLTEQPKDSKIETAPEVNSEIKTDDVAQKEVAVKDSEVEKVTDVGAKPEEAVPTPEIKNNSISNKAIDEIESKIAESAEESQHQEIEMENYESLSLEALVDELGKLVKEGQVQSINSNVNKIKSIFNLKFGKLLKAEKEKFLAEGGDSIDFQYNNPIKSVYNSILYDFKIKRNKFYAEQEATLNTNLEQKLELIENLKHLIDNAEGATMYKMFKDIQAKWEAIGPIPRAKYNDTWRTYQHHVERFYDLLHLSNDLRDLDFKHNLDEKLKLIDRAEALLKLKDVNAAFKELQVLHKLWKEDVGPVERDKREEVWERFSEITKKIHDNRHEFFKDMKSKFEGNIDKKLEVISAIEAIDITQNKSRSDWQKSIKEIEALRNKFFSIGQVPRAKSDQIWAKFKDATRKFNLEKNKFFKNVKKEHLENLNLKKALIEKAVSLKDSEDWDSTTEVMKKIQSDWKKIGHVPRKYSDKLWKEFKEACNHYFDRLHKNQDIGNKEQIEVLNKKKELLTSIKEAVGSAENISIDTINEYVNEWRELGRVPYEMRHIEVKFNKLLDKVVDNNSDIEKQDIEMIKFKNLVNSYIEQKNYRKLDSEQLFIRKKIDETIREIQQLENNIGFISNVTEDNPLVKNVRKQIDVYKEKLDVWKVKLNYLKTIEI, encoded by the coding sequence ATGTTAGACCAAGAAGAAAAATTACCAGTACAAGAAAATAATTTAACAGAACAACCTAAAGATTCTAAAATTGAAACTGCACCTGAAGTTAATTCAGAAATAAAAACAGATGACGTAGCTCAAAAAGAAGTAGCAGTTAAAGATTCTGAAGTGGAAAAAGTTACTGATGTTGGAGCTAAACCTGAAGAAGCAGTACCAACACCTGAAATTAAAAACAACAGCATTTCAAATAAAGCAATAGATGAAATTGAAAGTAAAATTGCTGAAAGTGCTGAAGAAAGTCAGCATCAAGAAATTGAAATGGAAAACTACGAAAGCTTAAGTTTAGAAGCTTTAGTAGATGAATTAGGAAAACTTGTTAAAGAAGGTCAGGTTCAAAGCATTAATAGTAATGTTAATAAAATTAAAAGTATTTTTAACCTTAAGTTTGGAAAACTTTTAAAAGCAGAAAAAGAGAAATTTTTAGCTGAAGGCGGTGATAGTATTGATTTTCAATATAACAATCCAATAAAATCTGTATACAACAGTATTCTTTATGATTTTAAGATTAAAAGAAATAAGTTTTATGCGGAACAAGAAGCTACATTAAATACTAATCTAGAACAAAAGTTAGAATTAATTGAAAATTTAAAACATTTAATAGATAACGCCGAAGGTGCTACTATGTATAAAATGTTTAAAGATATTCAAGCTAAATGGGAAGCTATAGGCCCAATTCCAAGAGCAAAATATAATGATACTTGGAGAACTTACCAACACCATGTAGAACGTTTTTACGATTTATTACACCTAAGTAATGATTTAAGAGATTTAGATTTTAAACATAATTTAGATGAAAAACTGAAACTTATTGATAGAGCAGAAGCATTATTGAAATTAAAAGATGTAAATGCAGCTTTTAAAGAATTACAAGTATTGCATAAACTTTGGAAAGAAGATGTAGGTCCTGTAGAAAGAGATAAAAGAGAAGAGGTTTGGGAACGTTTTAGCGAAATTACCAAAAAAATACATGACAATCGTCATGAATTTTTCAAGGATATGAAATCTAAATTTGAAGGTAATATTGACAAGAAATTAGAAGTGATTTCAGCAATTGAAGCAATTGATATTACACAAAATAAATCTAGATCAGATTGGCAAAAAAGCATTAAAGAAATTGAAGCATTACGTAATAAGTTTTTCAGTATTGGTCAAGTTCCTAGAGCAAAAAGCGATCAAATTTGGGCTAAATTTAAAGATGCTACTCGTAAATTTAATTTAGAGAAAAACAAGTTCTTTAAAAATGTAAAAAAAGAACATTTAGAGAATTTAAATTTGAAAAAAGCTTTAATTGAAAAAGCTGTTTCATTAAAGGATAGTGAAGACTGGGATTCAACTACTGAGGTGATGAAAAAAATTCAGTCTGATTGGAAAAAAATTGGACATGTTCCAAGAAAATATTCTGATAAACTTTGGAAAGAATTTAAAGAAGCTTGTAACCATTATTTTGATAGACTTCATAAAAATCAAGATATTGGAAATAAAGAGCAAATAGAGGTTTTAAATAAAAAGAAAGAACTTTTAACTTCTATTAAAGAAGCAGTAGGAAGTGCAGAAAATATTTCTATAGATACAATAAATGAATATGTTAATGAATGGCGAGAATTAGGTAGAGTACCTTATGAAATGAGACATATAGAGGTTAAATTTAATAAATTATTAGATAAAGTTGTAGACAATAATAGCGATATTGAGAAGCAAGATATTGAAATGATTAAATTTAAAAATTTAGTAAATAGTTATATAGAACAAAAAAACTATAGAAAATTAGATTCTGAACAGTTATTTATAAGAAAGAAAATAGATGAAACAATACGTGAAATTCAACAACTAGAAAACAATATTGGTTTTATTTCTAACGTAACAGAAGATAATCCTTTAGTTAAGAATGTACGTAAACAAATAGATGTTTATAAAGAAAAATTAGATGTTTGGAAAGTTAAGTTAAACTATTTGAAAACTATTGAGATTTAA
- a CDS encoding YceI family protein: MKTNYLNILLILTLTIVTSCKNTEKKEKINTEDKGYTVDEKTTTINWIAYKTNDKIPVKGQFTQFELENSSKSKTALEALNNLKFNIPVSSLFTNDTIRDNKLKKFFFGVLKNTSLISGTIHTNNETSGTVDITMNGITQALPITFVVSDQMITLEAVMDLDNWQAQAAIDSLNEVCKELHTGSDGVSKTWSEVKIEVATYLKYE, from the coding sequence ATGAAAACTAATTATTTAAACATCCTATTGATTTTAACTCTTACAATAGTTACTTCATGTAAAAATACTGAAAAAAAAGAAAAAATTAACACCGAAGATAAAGGTTACACCGTAGATGAAAAAACTACAACTATAAATTGGATAGCTTACAAAACCAATGATAAAATACCTGTAAAAGGACAATTTACGCAGTTTGAATTAGAGAACTCTTCTAAATCTAAAACAGCTTTAGAAGCTCTTAATAATTTAAAATTTAACATTCCAGTAAGTAGTCTATTTACAAATGATACTATTAGAGATAACAAACTAAAAAAATTCTTTTTTGGAGTGTTAAAAAATACATCGTTAATTTCTGGAACTATACACACTAACAACGAAACTTCTGGAACAGTTGATATTACAATGAATGGAATTACACAAGCTCTACCAATTACATTTGTTGTTAGCGATCAAATGATTACTTTAGAAGCTGTTATGGATTTAGACAATTGGCAAGCACAAGCTGCAATAGATTCTCTAAATGAAGTTTGTAAAGAATTACACACTGGAAGTGATGGAGTTTCTAAAACTTGGAGCGAAGTTAAAATAGAAGTTGCAACATATTTAAAATACGAATAA